The Agromyces atrinae genome window below encodes:
- a CDS encoding SMI1/KNR4 family protein, translating to MIPWHEGGPPVDDDALRSVELRLGMVLPAALRDFYLRHNGGWADDDEIHPLGVHGYFPIDDSDTSVVGMAIALSAQSDRLAGSIPFAYDAGGNTYLVPGALVPGTGSGAESDGRVRVWLQDDDEVVLLDNALEDFLPRE from the coding sequence GTGATTCCGTGGCACGAGGGTGGACCGCCCGTCGATGACGACGCACTCCGATCGGTCGAGCTGAGACTCGGTATGGTCCTGCCTGCGGCACTGCGAGACTTCTACCTCCGGCACAACGGCGGGTGGGCGGATGACGACGAGATCCATCCCCTCGGAGTGCACGGCTACTTCCCGATCGATGACAGCGACACGTCCGTCGTCGGCATGGCCATCGCGCTGTCCGCGCAGTCCGACCGTCTCGCCGGCTCGATCCCCTTCGCCTACGACGCCGGCGGGAACACCTACCTCGTTCCCGGAGCCCTCGTTCCCGGAACGGGCAGCGGGGCAGAGAGCGACGGGCGAGTGAGGGTCTGGCTGCAGGATGACGACGAGGTCGTGCTCCTCGACAACGCGCTGGAGGACTTCCTGCCTCGGGAGTGA
- a CDS encoding TetR/AcrR family transcriptional regulator, giving the protein MSDVAGVSDDVRRALRDSSDPRAERTRQRLFEAAEALSATGDDVSVSALVRQAGVSRSVFYTHFADVGELALRMIEPVIDEIAQTAAEERLQDPHRAMRSAQTRLVAHVDGDRALYRAAFRLPGDGLMTAMRDAMRVPIAVHIDVVGAPDGLDVDLVSRYVAGAVIHLLSDWVLDRVDADPETIAQHLYALMPTWMHEHPNGSST; this is encoded by the coding sequence GTGAGCGACGTCGCGGGAGTATCGGACGACGTTCGCCGAGCACTCCGCGACTCCTCCGATCCGCGGGCCGAGCGCACGCGCCAGCGACTGTTCGAGGCCGCCGAGGCACTCAGCGCGACGGGCGACGACGTCTCGGTCAGCGCACTCGTGCGGCAGGCGGGCGTGAGCCGGTCCGTCTTCTACACGCACTTCGCGGATGTCGGTGAGCTCGCACTCCGCATGATCGAGCCCGTCATCGACGAGATCGCCCAGACGGCGGCCGAGGAGCGCCTGCAGGATCCGCACCGCGCGATGCGCTCCGCGCAGACCCGTCTCGTCGCGCACGTCGACGGTGATCGCGCCCTCTACCGCGCCGCGTTCCGACTTCCCGGAGACGGGCTCATGACCGCGATGCGCGATGCCATGCGTGTGCCCATTGCGGTGCACATCGACGTCGTCGGAGCCCCCGACGGTCTCGACGTCGACCTCGTCTCTCGCTATGTCGCCGGGGCCGTCATCCATCTGCTGTCGGACTGGGTGCTCGATCGGGTCGATGCCGACCCGGAGACGATCGCCCAGCACCTCTACGCGCTCATGCCCACCTGGATGCATGAGCACCCGAACGGGTCGTCGACGTAG
- a CDS encoding zinc-binding dehydrogenase, whose protein sequence is MKASIVREFGGGFSVADIDIDAPVGREVLVDVRASGLCHSDELAATHPLGYNPPMVLGHEVAGVVSAVGPDVTQVSVGDHVVGCLVQYCGTCRRCLEGKQTLCLNPSFTERSSDEAPRLSENGVAVAQGMGLGGFAQQVLVHEHQLAVVPDEVPWPQAALLGCGVVTGAGAVLNIADAQASDTVVIIGTGGVGLNALNGAVTAGVATIIAIDIADEKLERARSFGATHVINSATEDPVAAVLAITGVGADAVFDFVGLGPVTQQALQMVAPGGGLYLIGVLDPTATLTVSPVELLSMKRRVEGVYMGGTTAKRDIPLYARLYLEGRFELDSLVSKEISLSEVNEGYASLKDPSVARVVITDLA, encoded by the coding sequence ATGAAGGCATCCATCGTCCGCGAGTTCGGGGGCGGTTTCTCCGTCGCCGACATCGACATCGACGCGCCCGTCGGGAGGGAGGTGCTCGTCGACGTGCGAGCCTCGGGCCTCTGCCACTCCGACGAGCTCGCCGCCACGCATCCCCTCGGCTACAACCCGCCCATGGTGCTCGGCCACGAGGTCGCCGGCGTCGTCTCGGCCGTCGGACCCGACGTCACGCAGGTCTCGGTCGGCGACCATGTCGTCGGGTGTCTCGTTCAGTACTGCGGCACGTGTCGCCGCTGCCTCGAGGGCAAGCAGACGCTCTGCCTGAACCCGTCGTTCACCGAGCGGAGCAGCGACGAGGCGCCTCGTCTCTCAGAGAACGGTGTCGCCGTGGCCCAGGGCATGGGGCTCGGCGGATTCGCGCAGCAGGTGCTCGTGCACGAGCACCAGCTCGCCGTCGTGCCCGACGAGGTGCCGTGGCCGCAAGCGGCGCTCCTCGGCTGCGGAGTCGTCACGGGTGCCGGTGCGGTGCTCAACATCGCCGACGCACAGGCCTCCGACACCGTCGTCATCATCGGCACGGGCGGTGTGGGTCTCAACGCCCTCAACGGTGCTGTGACCGCGGGCGTCGCGACGATCATCGCGATCGACATCGCCGACGAGAAGCTCGAGCGAGCACGCTCCTTTGGCGCGACGCACGTCATCAATTCCGCCACCGAGGATCCGGTCGCGGCGGTGCTCGCCATCACCGGCGTCGGGGCGGACGCCGTCTTCGACTTCGTCGGGCTCGGCCCCGTGACGCAGCAGGCGCTGCAGATGGTCGCCCCCGGCGGCGGCCTCTACCTCATCGGAGTGCTCGACCCGACGGCGACCCTCACCGTCTCACCGGTCGAACTGCTCTCGATGAAGCGGCGCGTCGAAGGCGTCTACATGGGAGGCACGACCGCGAAGCGCGACATCCCTCTCTATGCGCGCCTCTACCTCGAGGGCCGCTTCGAGCTCGACTCCCTCGTCTCGAAAGAGATCTCACTCTCCGAGGTCAACGAGGGCTACGCGTCGCTCAAGGATCCGTCGGTCGCCCGGGTGGTCATCACCGATCTGGCGTGA
- a CDS encoding DsbA family protein has translation MNTRTTRPTPSGEQRKSRRVLWINLGAIAAFIIVAVIVVLALRPSSPTEESAEADPAPTVRADTRILGEPGTADVTLVEFLDFECEACGATYPYIEQLREKYAGDVTFAIRYFPLPGHKNSENAAVAVEAAARQGQLEPMYSRMFETQIEWGEKQESEAPLFRSFAVELGLDMDAYDEAIADPTTLARVRSDLDDGVALGVRGTPTFFVNDERLELTALEDLDRALDAALGR, from the coding sequence ATGAACACACGCACGACCCGTCCCACCCCGTCCGGCGAGCAGAGGAAGAGCCGTCGCGTGCTCTGGATCAACCTCGGCGCGATCGCGGCTTTCATCATCGTCGCCGTGATCGTCGTGCTCGCGCTGCGACCGAGCTCACCCACCGAGGAGTCGGCCGAGGCCGACCCGGCGCCGACGGTTCGCGCCGACACGCGCATCCTCGGCGAGCCGGGAACGGCCGACGTCACGCTCGTCGAGTTCCTCGACTTCGAGTGCGAGGCGTGCGGCGCGACCTACCCCTACATCGAGCAGCTTCGCGAGAAGTACGCGGGCGACGTCACCTTCGCGATCCGTTACTTCCCGTTGCCGGGCCACAAGAACTCCGAGAACGCCGCGGTTGCCGTCGAAGCGGCGGCACGACAGGGCCAGCTCGAGCCGATGTACTCGCGCATGTTCGAGACGCAGATCGAGTGGGGCGAGAAGCAGGAGTCGGAAGCCCCGCTCTTCCGCTCGTTCGCCGTCGAGCTCGGCCTCGACATGGATGCCTATGACGAGGCCATCGCGGATCCGACGACACTCGCGCGGGTGCGTTCCGACCTCGACGACGGGGTCGCGCTCGGCGTCCGCGGCACGCCGACGTTCTTCGTGAACGACGAACGGCTCGAACTCACCGCCCTCGAAGACCTCGACCGGGCGCTCGACGCGGCGCTCGGGCGGTGA